One window from the genome of Nicotiana tomentosiformis chromosome 5, ASM39032v3, whole genome shotgun sequence encodes:
- the LOC117278049 gene encoding uncharacterized protein — MPDILPQEIEKLESQKVPNLEETEVVNVGSKEDVKETKINTHLEAKQKETMIELLRQYVDVFAWSYDDMPGLSTDIVSHRLPTNPTRMPVKQKPRKFKPDLRVRVKEEVTKQIKANIVRVTKYPSCLANIVPVPNNDGNIIICMDY; from the coding sequence ATGCCAGACATTCTCCCGCAGGAGATCGAGAAACTGGAGAGTCAGAAGGTGCCCAATCTCGAAGAAACGGAAGTGGTCAATGTTGGAAGCAAAGAAGATGTAAAAGAAACCAAAATCAACACTCACCTAGAAGCCAAGCAGAAGGAAACAATGATTGAGCTCCTCCGACAGTATGTCGACGTAttcgcatggtcctatgatgacatgcCAGGATTAAGCACCGACATTGTCTCGCATCGATTACCCACTAACCCTACCAGAATGCCGGTCAAGCAGAAGCCCAGGAAGTTCAAACCTGATTTAAGAGTGAGGGTAAAAGAAGAAGTGACCAAGCAGATAAAAGCCAATATAGTAAGGGTCACCAAGTATCCAAGCTGTTTGGCAAACATCGTCCCAGTGCCTAATAATGATGGAAACATCATAATATGTATGGACTActga